One part of the Amaranthus tricolor cultivar Red isolate AtriRed21 chromosome 16, ASM2621246v1, whole genome shotgun sequence genome encodes these proteins:
- the LOC130802343 gene encoding protein trichome birefringence-like 19 — protein MEKNLTKIIQNFIFKSKIALQISLSLILFTVVTLQSSKNLSFKKLYTSLHISDHINGAPYYFSPTKCDIFSGEWVHDSDAPYYTGETCSYIEEHQNCMKHGRPDTEFMKWRWKPNGCELPVFDPHHFLEIVKDKSMAFVGDSVARNHMQSLLCLLSRVEQPLNISTPSDLYIKRWYYQSYNFTLAMFWSPFLVKTQEDDPNDTSGKKLFGLFLDEPNSLWADRIDGFDFVVMSAGHWFLRPLIYYESGQLVGCRLCETKNVTNYSYSLAYKNAFRTAFQTILARETFQGRVFLRTFSPDHFEGGQWDNGADCIRQKPMKINDTDAKSYILEMNMVQLEVFKEAQTLAQKRGLNFGLLDITRIMLMRPDGHPSKYGRPPHLPHWNDCVHWCLPGAIDTWNEILLQVLRK, from the exons ATGGAGAAAAACCTTACAAAAAtcattcaaaattttattttcaagtcCAAAATTGCTCTACAAATatcactttctttaattttatttactgtAGTTACCCTACAATCATCAAAAAACCTTTCTTTCAAGAAACTCTACACTTCACTACATATTAGTGATCATATCAATGGAGCTCCATATTATTTTAGCCCAACAAAATGTGATATATTCTCGGGTGAATGGGTTCATGATTCAGATGCTCCATATTATACTGGTGAAACTTGTAGCTATATAGAAGAACATCAAaactgcatgaaacatggaagACCCGATACTGAATTCATGAAATGGAGGTGGAAACCAAACGGGTGTGAGTTACCCGTATTCGACCCGCATCATTTTTTGGAGATTGTTAAAGATAAGTCTATGGCTTTTGTTGGTGATTCCGTGGCTAGAAATCATATGCAATCCTTGTTATGCCTTTTGTCTCGA GTAGAACAACCTTTGAATATATCTACACCAAGTGATTTATATATCAAGCGTTGGTATTATCAATCGTACAATTTCACACTTGCTATGTTTTGGAGTCCATTCTTGGTTAAAACCCAAGAAGATGATCCAAATGATACCTCCGGGAAGAAACTATTTGGGCTTTTTCTTGATGAGCCCAATTCGTTATGGGCTGATCGAATCGATGGGTTCGACTTTGTCGTCATGTCCGCGGGCCATTGGTTTCTTCGGCCCCTTATCTATTACGAGTCGGGCCAATTAGTGGGTTGTCGTCTTTGCGAAACCAAGAATGTGACAAACTATTCGTACTCCTTAGCATATAAAAACGCGTTTCGTACTGCTTTTCAAACAATTTTAGCAAGAGAAACTTTTCAAGGCAGAGTTTTTTTGAGAACATTTTCTCCGGATCATTTTGAAGGCGGACAATGGGACAATGGAGCGGATTGCATAAGGCAAAAGCCCATGAAGATTAATGATACGGATGCAAAATCGTATATATTAGagatgaatatggttcaattagaagtatttaaagaagctcaaacgtTGGCCCAAAAACGTGGGTTGAATTTTGGACTTTTGGATATAACTCGAATTATGTTGATGAGGCCGGACGGACATCCGAGTAAATATGGGAGGCCCCCACATTTGCCACATTGGAATGATTGTGTTCATTGGTGCTTACCCGGTGCTATTGATACTTGGAATGAAATTTTGCTTCAGGTGTTAAGAAAATGA
- the LOC130802344 gene encoding protein trichome birefringence-like 19, which yields MEKYLPNIIQNLNFKSKLALQISIIPLILFILITLQSSNNLSFKRLYSSLHTNHHDNVSKTSSKKCDIFMGEWVQNMDAPYYTNDTCETIHEYQNCMKHGRPDTEFMKWRWKPYGCELPVFNSTRFLEMVRGKSMAFVGDSLARNHMQSLVCLLSQVERPLDNSTTQDENFKRWYYPSYNFTLAMIWSPFLVKAQENDPNGKPGKITFAGLYLDEVDETWAAQIDGLDHLIISAGHWFFRLLILYEKRHIMGCRYCWTTNITEQSVSYGYRNAFKTAFRAILERENFKGKVYLRTFSPPHYEGGDWYNGGYCLRKKPYKSNEINFEGQNLEMYKAQLEVFEEAQILAQKRGLKFGLMNITQTMLTRPDGHPSKYGHWENVNGTRPNDCIHWCLPGPIDSWNDILLEMLKE from the exons ATGGAAAAATACTTGCCCAATATTATCCAAAATCTTAATTTCAAGTCTAAATTAGCTCTACAAATATCAATTattccactaattttatttattctaaTTACATTACAATCATCCAATAACCTTTCATTCAAGAGATTATATTCATCATTACACACTAATCATCATGATAATGTGTCAAAAACAAGCTCAAAAAAATGTGATATATTCATGGGTGAATGGGTTCAAAATATGGATGCTCCATATTACACAAATGATACTTGTGAGACTATCCATGAATACCAAAATTGTATGAAACATGGAAGACCCGATACTGAATTTATGAAATGGAGGTGGAAACCATATGGGTGTGAATTACCCGTTTTTAATTCGACCCGTTTTTTGGAAATGGTTCGGGGCAAGTCTATGGCTTTTGTGGGTGATTCTCTTGCTAGAAATCATATGCAATCTTTGGTTTGCCTCTTATCCCAA GTAGAACGCCCCTTGGATAACTCCACAACTCAAGATGAAAATTTCAAACGTTGGTATTACCCATCTTACAATTTTACACTGGCTATGATATGGAGCCCATTCCTAGTTAAAGCCCAAGAAAATGACCCAAATGGAAAACCCGGAAAGATTACTTTTGCTGGGCTTTACCTTGATGAGGTTGATGAAACTTGGGCGGCCCAAATTGATGGGCTTGACCATCTCATTATATCCGCCGGCCATTGGTTTTTCCGACTTCTAATATTATATGAAAAACGACATATTATGGGTTGTCGCTATTGTTGGACAACAAATATTACTGAACAATCCGTCTCTTATGGTTACCGAAACGCGTTTAAAACTGCGTTTCGGGCCATATTAGAGAGGGAGAATTTCAAAGGTAAAGTGTATTTGAGGACCTTTTCTCCACCTCACTATGAAGGTGGAGATTGGTATAATGGAGGGTATTGCTTAAGAAAAAAGCCCTATAAAAGCAATGAAATCAATTTTGAGGGACAAAATTTGGAGATGTACAAGGCTCAATTAGAAGTGTTTGAGGAGGCCCAAATTTTGGCCCAAAAACGTGGGCTGAAATTTGGGCTCATGAATATTACCCAAACTATGTTGACGAGGCCCGATGGGCATCCTAGTAAATATGGGCATTGGGAAAATGTGAATGGGACAAGGCCCAATGATTGTATCCATTGGTGCTTACCTGGGCCCATTGATAGTTGGAATGATATTTTGCTTGAGATGTTAAAGGAGTGA